Proteins encoded in a region of the Zea mays cultivar B73 chromosome 2, Zm-B73-REFERENCE-NAM-5.0, whole genome shotgun sequence genome:
- the LOC113604962 gene encoding uncharacterized protein LOC113604962: protein MRAPPPPPPPPRCLPPRLLVGEGPQTRRRHGGEHEHRRQLDDRAVPAVEGGVQQVLRHGRRGAAAVPGVRAQHGVHRGHQRRGRGGGATYELGETAYTDLTNQEFMAMYTAPAPAQLPADESVITTRAGPVDAVGGAPSQLPVYVNLSASAPASVDWRASGAVTPVKNQGRCGSCWAFSTVAVVEGIYQIRTGKLVSLSEQELVDCDTLDDGCDGGISYRALRWIASNGGITTEADYPYTGTTDACNRAKLSHNAVSIAGLRRVATRRGVAGQRRGGAARVRVHRGRRRQLPALQEGSVQRALRDQPQPRRHRRRLRPGGGRRRQVLDRQELVGAGVGRRRIHQDEERRRRQAGGALRHRHPPVLSTNVTWWCASVFVLIIILFY, encoded by the exons ATgcgtgctcctcctcctcctcctcctcctcctcgctgTCTTCCACCACGGCTGCTCGTCGGCGAGGGCCCACAGACGCGCCGGCGACATGGAGGGGAGCATGAGCACCGACGACAGCTCGATGATAGAGCGGTTCCAGCGGTGGAAGGCGGCGTACAACAAGTCCTACGCCACGGTCGCCGAGGAGCGGCGGCGGTTCCGGGTGTACGCGCGCAACATGGCGTACATCGAGGCCACCAACGCCGAGGCCGAGGCGGCGGGGCTACGTACGAGCTCGGCGAGACGGCCTACACCGACCTCACCAACCAGGAGTTCATGGCCATGTACACGGCGCCCGCGCCGGCGCAGCTGCCCGCGGACGAGTCGGTGATCACCACACGCGCGGGGCCGGTTGACGCCGTCGGGGGCGCGCCGAGCCAGCTGCCGGTGTACGTGAACCTGTCCGCCTCCgcgccggcgagcgtggactggcgagCCAGCGGCGCCGTGACGCcggtgaagaaccaaggccgatgTG GGTCGTGCTGGGCCTTCTCGACGGTGGCGGTGGTCGAAGGCATCTACCAGATCCGGACGGGGAAGCTGGTGTCCCTGTCGGAGCAGGAGCTGGTGGACTGCGACACGCTGGACGACGGCTGCGACGGCGGCATCAGCTACCGCGCGCTGCGGTGGATCGCCTCCAACGGCGGCATCACCACGGAGGCCGACTACCCGTACACGGGCACCACGGACGCCTGCAACAGGGCCAAGCTCTCCCACAACGCGGTCAGCATCGCCGGGCTCCGGCGCGTGGCCACCCGGCGAGGCGTCGCTGGCCAACGCCGTGGCGGGGCAGCCCGTGTCCGTGTCCATCGAGGCCGGCGGCGACAACTTCCAGCACTACAAGAAGGGAGTGTACAACGGGCCCTGCGGGACCAACCTCAACCACGGCGTCACCGTCGTCGGCTACGGCCAGGAGGCGGCCGGCGGCGACAGGTACTGGATCGTCAAGAACTCGTGGGGGCAGGGGTGGGGCGACGGCGGATACATCAGGATGAAGAAAGACGTCGCCGGCAAGCCGGAGGGGCTCTGCGGCATCGCCATCCGCCCGTCCTATCCACTAATGTGACATGGTGGTGTGCATCTGTTTTCGTTTTAATTATCATTTTATTTTATTAA
- the LOC103655116 gene encoding uncharacterized protein isoform X1, which yields MPQIRRSDLCEAAQKWHNRSINNVSATIYGCSIIVLLYYLDHLHHAAAPNNKNGTPRIKYFNKNIIRALSMADKRKPRQGGEPFGVCPFRSSSETCYVSKSPTTCQIEFPMRPETFDEDPNQHDRLPNIIIQLPLMQDLMANKIQMLPVHQRQKFQATLIDYDLEVGKIFASIKQCLNTIGTKQSNLAATFGELIDEVLRADESVTPNTQGQTVVGGTVENDSGPVFDKTPIGSVSAPGLFLSELECARALRAYLCSRFIELDRNIIDFGEHGANCCDIQQSFADGACLDNVFMQCFIECVRDDWSKHIPPLNAHQLILDVNVGAILNFEEQEQHSKSPRPFDPSVLESYLLKTLPSFKQLDDYKSIMVPMLRSGHWTLYVVNLQIGRIHVLDSNPYGPEMGGTI from the exons TGACTTATGTGAGGCTGCCCAGAAATGGCACAACAGGAGCATTAACAATGTGTCGGCGACGATATATGGCTGTTCCATCATTGTTCTT ctgtattatttggatcatttGCATCATGCTGCTGCTCCAAACAACAAAAATGGCACTCCACGCATAAAGTATTTTAATAAGAATATTATAAGGGCGTTGTCAATGGCCGATAAGCGGAAGCCTCGCCAGGGTGGTGAACCATTTGGTGTTTGCCCT TTTCGTAGCAGCAGTGAGACATGTTATGTCTCAAAATCGCCAACTACTTGCCAGATTGAG TTTCCTATGAGGCCAGAAACTTTTGATGAAGACCCAAATCAACATGATCGACTTCCCAATATAATCATCCAACTCCCTCTTATGCAAGACTTGATGGCAAATAAGATTCAGATGCTTCCTGTACATCAACGCCAGAAGTTCCAAGCTACGTTGATTGATTATGACTTAGAGGTTGGCAAAATATTTGCCTCTATCAAGCAATGTTTGAATACTATTGGTACAAAGCAGTCCAATCTAGCTGCTACATTTGGAGAATTGATTGATGAGGTTCTTCGGGCCGATGAATCTGTTACACCAAATACT CAAGGTCAGACAGTGGTAGGTGGCACAGTTGAAAATGATTCTGGACCAGTATTTGACAAGACTCCTATTGGGAGTGTTTCTGCACCAGGTCTCTTCTTATCTGAATTAGAATGTGCTCGCGCTCTTCGGGCATACTTGTGTTCTAGGTTCATTGAATTGGACAG AAATATAATTGACTTTGGTGAACATGGCGCCAATTGTTGTGACATACAACAATCTTTTGCTGATGGTGCATGTCTCGACAacgtgtttatgcaatgtttcattGAGTGTGTCCGCGATGACTGGTCTAAACATATTCCTCCACTCAATGCTCACCAGCTCATTCTAGATGTTAATGTTGGG GCTATATTGAACTTTGAGGAGCAGGAGCAACATAGTAAGTCTCCTCGTCCATTTGACCCTTCAGTTTTGGAGAGTTACCTATTGAAGACACTACCTTCTTTCAAGCAGCTGGATGACTACAAATCA ATAATGGTACCCATGCTACGATCTGGACATTGGACATTGTATGTTGTTAATCTTCAGATTGGACGCATACATGTGTTAGATTCCAACCCTTATGGACCAGAGATGGGTGGGACTATCTGA
- the LOC103655116 gene encoding uncharacterized protein isoform X2: MPQIRRSDLCEAAQKWHNRSINNVSATIYGCSIIVLLYYLDHLHHAAAPNNKNGTPRIKYFNKNIIRALSMADKRKPRQGGEPFGVCPFRSSSETCYVSKSPTTCQIEFPMRPETFDEDPNQHDRLPNIIIQLPLMQDLMANKIQMLPVHQRQKFQATLIDYDLEVGKIFASIKQCLNTIGTKQSNLAATFGELIDEVLRADESVTPNTTVVGGTVENDSGPVFDKTPIGSVSAPGLFLSELECARALRAYLCSRFIELDRNIIDFGEHGANCCDIQQSFADGACLDNVFMQCFIECVRDDWSKHIPPLNAHQLILDVNVGAILNFEEQEQHSKSPRPFDPSVLESYLLKTLPSFKQLDDYKSIMVPMLRSGHWTLYVVNLQIGRIHVLDSNPYGPEMGGTI; this comes from the exons TGACTTATGTGAGGCTGCCCAGAAATGGCACAACAGGAGCATTAACAATGTGTCGGCGACGATATATGGCTGTTCCATCATTGTTCTT ctgtattatttggatcatttGCATCATGCTGCTGCTCCAAACAACAAAAATGGCACTCCACGCATAAAGTATTTTAATAAGAATATTATAAGGGCGTTGTCAATGGCCGATAAGCGGAAGCCTCGCCAGGGTGGTGAACCATTTGGTGTTTGCCCT TTTCGTAGCAGCAGTGAGACATGTTATGTCTCAAAATCGCCAACTACTTGCCAGATTGAG TTTCCTATGAGGCCAGAAACTTTTGATGAAGACCCAAATCAACATGATCGACTTCCCAATATAATCATCCAACTCCCTCTTATGCAAGACTTGATGGCAAATAAGATTCAGATGCTTCCTGTACATCAACGCCAGAAGTTCCAAGCTACGTTGATTGATTATGACTTAGAGGTTGGCAAAATATTTGCCTCTATCAAGCAATGTTTGAATACTATTGGTACAAAGCAGTCCAATCTAGCTGCTACATTTGGAGAATTGATTGATGAGGTTCTTCGGGCCGATGAATCTGTTACACCAAATACT ACAGTGGTAGGTGGCACAGTTGAAAATGATTCTGGACCAGTATTTGACAAGACTCCTATTGGGAGTGTTTCTGCACCAGGTCTCTTCTTATCTGAATTAGAATGTGCTCGCGCTCTTCGGGCATACTTGTGTTCTAGGTTCATTGAATTGGACAG AAATATAATTGACTTTGGTGAACATGGCGCCAATTGTTGTGACATACAACAATCTTTTGCTGATGGTGCATGTCTCGACAacgtgtttatgcaatgtttcattGAGTGTGTCCGCGATGACTGGTCTAAACATATTCCTCCACTCAATGCTCACCAGCTCATTCTAGATGTTAATGTTGGG GCTATATTGAACTTTGAGGAGCAGGAGCAACATAGTAAGTCTCCTCGTCCATTTGACCCTTCAGTTTTGGAGAGTTACCTATTGAAGACACTACCTTCTTTCAAGCAGCTGGATGACTACAAATCA ATAATGGTACCCATGCTACGATCTGGACATTGGACATTGTATGTTGTTAATCTTCAGATTGGACGCATACATGTGTTAGATTCCAACCCTTATGGACCAGAGATGGGTGGGACTATCTGA